One Castanea sativa cultivar Marrone di Chiusa Pesio chromosome 4, ASM4071231v1 DNA window includes the following coding sequences:
- the LOC142631786 gene encoding lipase-like PAD4: MGTETSSFETSEMLAKFLASTPLLSESWRLCNISNTSTPRDFFTEQIGDVGYIAFSGIQTVGNSEPSCGNLVPLMESDGNALFIPLHRLNEGEEPVMVHEGLLQLFLSMHTNFQNQMLALTEKSKPIVITGHSLGGTVATLCTLWLLSYFQLVSSPLQVLCITFGSPMLGNESLSKAVLRERWGGNFCNVVSKHDIMPRMLFAPQASFTQLHFPVLLKYWHLSMTSPGFGMLAQLQDEDKAELLRLVMCHLEVIAQAGEEVAKSLFWPLGSYLFCSEEGAICVDNAVSVIKMMYLLLMTGSPCSSVEDHLKYGDYVEKVSLQFLKQSSFMQADIPESSYESGVAMALQSLGIYSQETVARPVKDCLKTARRMGLRPNLNAAKLAVSLAKINPYRAQIEWYKASCDESDDHMGYYDCFKQRDNSKKGSKVNLNRHKLAVFWNNVIKMLDNNELPYDFNRRAKWVNTSQFYKLLVEPLDIAEYYRTGMHHVKGHYLKHGRERRYEIFDRWWKERKVSVDENNKRSKFAGLTQDSRFWARVEEAREWLDKIRSESDPRKLALLWEHIDAFEKYARELVDNMEVSRDVLLKNSSYNLWVVEWSKLKSQLKKLSPQFPDYVNGEVVP; the protein is encoded by the exons ATGGGAACCGAAACTTCATC GTTTGAGACGAGTGAGATGTTAGCAAAGTTTTTAGCATCCACACCATTGCTATCGGAGTCATGGAGGCTCTGCAACATCTCCAACACAAGTACTCCGCGAGATTTTTTCACGGAGCAAATTGGAGATGTTGGGTATATCGCTTTCTCAGGCATCCAAACGGTTGGAAACTCGGAACCCAGCTGCGGAAACTTGGTGCCATTAATGGAGAGCGACGGAAACGCCTTGTTCATCCCGCTGCACCGCCTCAACGAAGGCGAGGAGCCTGTCATGGTGCATGAAGGCCTGTTACAGCTTTTCTTGTCTATGCATACAAATTTCCAAAACCAG ATGTTGGCACTAACGGAGAAAAGCAAGCCAATTGTCATCACAGGCCACTCTCTAGGAGGAACAGTTGCCACACTTTGTACTCTTTGGCTCCTCTCTTACTTCCAACTTGTCTCTTCTCCCTTACAAGTCCTATGCATCACTTTTGGCTCTCCAATGCTTGGCAATGAGTCACTTTCCAAAGCTGTCCTTAGAGAAAGATGGGGTGGTAACTTTTGTAATGTAGTCTCAAAACATGAcatcatgccaagaatgctcTTTGCTCCTCAAGCATCTTTTACTCAGCTACATTTCCCAGTCCTACTGAAGTATTGGCATTTGTCCATGACTTCTCCTGGCTTTGGCATGCTTGCCCAATTACAGGATGAAGATAAAGCGGAGCTCTTGCGCTTGGTCATGTGTCATTTGGAAGTGATAGCACAAGCAGGAGAAGAGGTAGCAAAAAGTTTATTTTGGCCACTAGGAAGCTACTTGTTTTGTTCTGAAGAGGGAGCAATTTGTGTGGATAATGCCGTGTCTGTTATCAAAATGATGTATTTGTTGCTTATGACTGGTTCTCCATGTAGTAGTGTTGAGGATCATCTCAAGTATGGAGATTATGTGGAGAAAGTTTCTCTACAGTTTTTGAAGCAGAGTAGCTTCATGCAAGCAGATATTCCTGAGTCAAGCTATGAATCAGGGGTTGCTATGGCACTGCAGTCCTTAGGAATATATAGCCAG GAAACAGTTGCCAGACCTGTCAAAGACTGCTTGAAGACGGCAAGGCGAATGGGTCTCAGACCAAACCTGAATGCTGCCAAGCTGGCTGTTAGCTTAGCGAAAATTAATCCATACAGAGCTCAGATAGAATGGTATAAAGCATCTTGTGATGAGTCTGATGACCACATGGGGTACTATGATTGTTTCAAGCAAAGGGATAACTCAAAAAAGGGCTCTAAAGTTAACTTGAACCGGCACAAGCTTGCTGTTTTCTGGAATAATGTCATCAAAATGTTGGATAACAATGAACTGCCTTATGATTTTAATAGGCGAGCAAAATGGGTCAATACTTCACAGTTCTATAAACTCCTGGTTGAGCCATTGGATATTGCAGAATACTATCGGACAGGGATGCACCATGTCAAGGGCCATTACTTGAAGCATGGAAGGGAGAGGAGGTATGAGATTTTTGATAGGTGGTGGAAAGAGAGAAAGGTAAGTGTGGATGAAAATAATAAGAGGAGCAAGTTTGCAGGTTTAACTCAAGATTCACGCTTTTGGGCAAGGGTGGAGGAAGCAAGGGAGTGGCTTGATAAAATTAGAAGTGAAAGTGACCCAAGAAAGCTGGCTTTGCTTTGGGAGCATATTGATGCATTTGAAAAGTATGCAAGGGAATTGGTTGATAATATGGAAGTCTCTAGAGATGTTCTTTTAAAGAATTCAAGCTATAATTTGTGGGTGGTAGAATGGAGTAAATTGAAATCACAGCTGAAAAAACTCTCTCCTCAGTTTCCAGATTATGTGAATGGGGAAGTAGTTCCTTAG